Proteins co-encoded in one Mycobacterium mantenii genomic window:
- a CDS encoding carboxymuconolactone decarboxylase family protein — MSRVAPLAPPWSEEDAAGINSWGHPDRTYEPLLLVRCLQRHPALASRLRKLGESLYVAALLPGRTRTIAILRICALVGCRYEWGGQAAFWGPIAGVSDNECDAPVTGCADDPRWSPAERTLIEAVDELERTGSWSEATWDALGRDLTDEQRIELLTAVGWYRTICTLCNALALPVEGWMRPWPESGR, encoded by the coding sequence GTGAGCCGTGTCGCACCGCTCGCCCCGCCGTGGAGCGAAGAAGATGCCGCTGGCATCAACAGCTGGGGTCACCCCGACCGCACCTACGAGCCGCTGCTCTTGGTGCGTTGCCTGCAGCGCCATCCCGCGCTCGCCTCCCGGCTGCGCAAGCTCGGCGAATCCCTTTATGTCGCAGCGCTTTTGCCCGGACGGACGCGGACCATCGCCATCCTTCGCATCTGCGCCCTGGTCGGCTGTCGGTACGAGTGGGGCGGACAGGCGGCGTTCTGGGGGCCGATCGCGGGGGTCAGCGACAACGAGTGCGACGCGCCGGTCACCGGCTGCGCGGACGACCCACGCTGGAGCCCGGCCGAGCGGACGCTGATCGAGGCGGTGGACGAACTCGAGCGCACCGGCTCGTGGTCAGAGGCGACGTGGGACGCGCTGGGCCGCGACCTGACCGACGAGCAGCGGATCGAATTGCTTACCGCGGTCGGCTGGTACCGCACGATCTGCACGTTGTGCAACGCGCTCGCGCTTCCGGTCGAGGGCTGGATGCGGCCCTGGCCGGAGTCAGGGCGCTGA